tgggtgttggggatcccAACTCTGGCCCTCACATTTGCATGGTACTGTACCTGTtgaaccatttccccagctctCTCTGGCATTTTTGAGAGAAGCCATGCGTCCTTCAGTGTTGTCCTCCAATGAGTGCAGAAATTCTAGGCTCTACTCAAGTTCTCAGTGACTATGTCACCATCAAACAACTGTACCGGCTGTGAGGAGACCCCTATGACCCTCCCCCAGCACCCCTACCTAGTTTTTATAGTTACATATGATCTGTTTGGGAGACCATCCCCATTGTGAATTCTCAGGGGTATTCTTGGCAGTTTAGGGAGGTGGTTTGATTTGGCATTCCCAAACGCTAGGTACATGGCAAATTTTAGGAAGGCTTCTCTGGACCTCCAAAGACCAAAAGATAGTGATTGCCTCTTTGAATCCTGGAAATACACACGTTTGTCTCCCCGGAGGCTGCTTCTGGCTTTACCTCCTGTGAGCCTGTAGTGGGAGCACCGAATACTATTCCCTTGGCCCATGGTACCTGATAGTGGGTCCCAGCCTCTCCACAGAACTTTTAAACAGAGTCCCTAATTTTTCCACCTCTCAGCTTATCATGAGCTGTCAGTGATAATTGGGACTGAAAGGTAGGGAAGGAATGGGCAAAGAATCCCATGTGGCCTGTAACTGGGCCTCAGATGTCTCCAAACCTTGCCCTCCACCCTGTGAAAGACAAGTATGACCTTCACCTTGCTCACCCAGGGCTACTGCCCTGCTCTTGGGGGCCCCTCTTCCTCTTCAGGTCCCCAAACTTTCTGCTGAAGGAACAGAAACACTCAGAGCCACAGCCAGGACACTGACATCCCCGAGTTGTCAACGCTCCCCAACTCCCACTACCCACAAGAAATCCTCCGGATACCACACGTCATAACTTTAATACtgtgtaatattttcttttaaaatacagtcTCTTCTGAGGTAGACAGACCACAGCTGCAGAGCATCATCAGACGGGAGATAAATATGTCCATGTACAACACACAGCAAAATGAGGTAGAAACAGGTTACAACTGAGAGAGGATCCCAACCCAATGTTAGCAGAGGGAGTGGAGGGCCGGCACACCCTCCCCTACGCTCCATCCCTGGATTCTTTGGTATGCCCCCCCAACATTGCTAGGGCTAGACCTGCCCTGCCATCCTGCCCCATGCTCATGAGGTAGGTGCTGCAGCCGGGGGCTGTCTTCTTGTGCAAAGCTTCCAAACCTGGGAAACAGAAAGAGCCCAGCAAAGGAAGTGTGGGGACCCTAGCCATTGGTCCATGAACTCCTACCCAGCCCCCTAATGGTGCTGCTGTTTGAAGGGATAGCTGGGTTCCCAACCCTACTTCCCTGCCCcagtaccccacccccacccccagacctgAGAGAACTCCCTTACTCTGTGCCCCACGGAGGGTCATCAGCGTCATGCCACTCGATTTGAGGCATCAAGTCCTGTACTTGGTCGGCTGCCTCCAGAGAGAACAAAGATGAAGGGGAAACGGCAGCTCTCCTGTTTGCACTCCTCAGCTCACACATGCCCTCAGCACCCTGCCCCTGCCATGTCTCTCGTGGCATCTTCAGCATCCAGAAAGTGAAGGGATCTAGGAGCTGTAGGGTTAAGCAGGGGAGctaacgggggggggggtggggagggggacaaAGATGGGGAGGTGTCCCTTCTTTGCACCAAAGATAGTGAAATGGCCTGAGAGGCAAAGAGCTGAAGACTTAtcaagagaaggagcaggaggaatgTGGTTTGCAGAGAAAGGCTCTGGACTGACATCACAGGAAAACACCCAGTTCCTTCCAGGTGCTCCAGGTCCAGACCCAGAGCTCCATGGGGAaaagtagacacctccacacagagacacagagcccTTCCCAGGGCAGTGTTCTGCCTCATCACAGGTGGCCTGGCTCCTAGTAGTCAATAGTGTATCCAGCTAGACTTGTGGCCAGACCATTATCGAGAGCCTAAAACAGAACCTGCTTCCAGTCAGAGGCCTGAGAACCTTCTGCCCGGGTCACCTCTAAGGCGGGAAATGGACAAGAGCACCCCAACTCTCTGTAAGGTTCACAGACCACCCGAAGCTGAGGACTGGGCCCCGCAGGGGGTCGGGGGATGGCAAGAAAGCAGCAAGCCCTGCCCTCTGGAGCCCCTGCCCAGACCCTCACCTCTTGCTTGCAAGCTGGGCCAGGGAAGGAAGCCCTTAGATACATTCTGCTTCTATCCCAGGAACAGCAGTTTGGGGTTCATGTAAGGTCTTACTCATTAGCCCCAAGTCTCTCTGATCTGGGAGAATCTGCTCCCCAGGGCCAGGGCTGGGGGTAACAGGAGAGCAGCCAAACTCTAACATTCTTTCTGAGGTCAGTTTCTTCCTGAGTTGTCAAAATAAAACGAAAAACAGCACATACTACACATCTTACAAAAAATAAGAGACCTAAAATATTAAGCAACCTACATTTCTGGGACTTCCCctcaaaaatgaacaaaccaaaaaagcaaaacaaaagccttCTTTGGGTGGTTTTTATCCTTGTCCCACCCCTAAGATCCCAAGATTTCAGGTGGGTAAGGTACGGAGGGGGCTTGGGGCTCCCTGCTCACCCCCCTTCTCAGCCTCTGGGCCAAAAGAACTTCCGCCAAGAGTCGCTGCAGTGTCAATCAGAACAATGAGGGAGGGTGGGTTAAAGCATAGGTCCGGGAGATAcgggagatacagagacacagagacggAAGCACAGAGGGTGATAGatgaggacaggaaggaggagctgaaaaggaacagagacagcTTGGGGAGGGGCCAGAGACAAAACCCTGAGGAGAAAACTAAGCCAATACTGAGAAAGTAGGATAGGAAAGGAAGGCGTCACTCAGAGGACAAGAGACAAAGGTGATGGAGAGAGAGCAGGCGTTCCTTAGGCCTTGGTGCCAACTCATGTCGGGTGTGCCCGGTCTGCCGAGCGGAGATGACGAACTTCCCGTCCacaataaataggaaaaaacctGAGTACACCGGTGCATATGGCATCGATCTGCCTGGCAGAAGCATTTTccttcccatttaaaaaaaaaaaaaaaaaaaaaaatatccaccGGGAGAGCCTTCCCTCTCCCGCCCCACATTCATCACTCCTTTGGCCAAAGACATCCTCCCCCAGGCAGAGTTGGCCTCCCCTGCCACCCTCAGTGTCCGGAGCCATACATTTTGTCCCACTCAACTAACGAGTCCAGCTCCTTGGGGGAAGCCCGAGGGCCCACCTTGGTTAGAGCAACCTCCAGGTCTTTGTAGGAGAGGGGCCTCTGCAGTCCGGAGAGGCCCGCCTCGGCCGCTGCCTGCTGGCACATCTGCCCCAGCTCGCTCCCAGAGAAGCCCTGGGTGGCCTGCACCAGGGCGGCCAGCTCCCGCTCGCTCAGCGCACAGCCCTGCTGAGCCAGCGCCCTCTGCAGGATCTGCCCGCGCGCCGCGCCGTCGGGCAGCGTTACGTAGAAGCGCAGCGCGAACCGCCGGCGGGTGGCCTCGTCTAGGGCGGCCGGCCGGGAGGTGGTACCCACCACCAGCACGCCGTCGGCGCGCGCGCCGCAGCCGCCGTCTAGGCAGGCCAGCAGCGGCGCCCGCAGCGACGCGCCGTCGTCCCGCGCCGGCAACAGCGCGTCCAGCTCGCTGATGAGCAGCACGGCGGGCGGGCGGCAGCGCGCAGCCGCAAAGGCCGCCTGCAGGAGGCGCGCGCCCTCGACGGCGCCCGAGGCCGCCAGGCTGGCTCCGCGCAGGCGCAGCAGCGTGGCCCCCAGCCGGGTGGCGAGGCAGCGCCCCAGCAGCGCCTTGCCGCAGCCGCGGGGTCCGAAGAGCAGCACGGTCCTCGGCGGGCGCGCGCTGCCGGGACAGGCGGGCGGCCTCAGCAAGGGCCAcagcagctcctcctccagcGCCGCCTTGAGCGCGCCCTGGCCCGCCACGTCTGCCCACTGCACGGGGGGCCCGCAGTCCACGATCTTGCTGCTCACCAGCTCCAGCGCCCCCGGGTCCACGCCCTTGGCGGGCTCCCCCGACAGCTCGGCGAAGCCTCCGTGGGCGGCCGGGACCCGCTCCGGGAACTTGTCAAAGGGTTCGAGCTGCGGGGCGTAGGCGGGGGAGCCCAGGACCTTGAGAGGCCCGCCGGCGCCGTACTTGCCGGTCCCATCCTCCGTCGCCCCGGGTGGCTTCGAGCGGAACCCGT
The window above is part of the Arvicanthis niloticus isolate mArvNil1 chromosome 13, mArvNil1.pat.X, whole genome shotgun sequence genome. Proteins encoded here:
- the Fignl2 gene encoding fidgetin-like protein 2 isoform X2 gives rise to the protein MHWTPEHAQPLNQWPEQHLDVSSTTPSPAHKLELPPGGRQRCHYAWAHDDISALTASNLLKRYAEKYSGVLDSPYERPGLGSYGDTSFLNGAKGDPEPWPGPEPPYPLASLHEGLPGAKPAGAGGSAGLGGSPVVTGNLTEPLYTGNACGAPAAATEYAAGYGGGYLAPGYCAQSSAALAPPTPAALLQPAPPPGYGPSAPLYNYPTAGYAAQPGYGALPPPAAPPAPYLPSGLAAPTPLPASAPPRPAPYGFPAAAEGVSLKRKAADEGAEARYRKYAYEPKAPAADGAAYPAADDECRGNGFRSKPPGATEDGTGKYGAGGPLKVLGSPAYAPQLEPFDKFPERVPAAHGGFAELSGEPAKGVDPGALELVSSKIVDCGPPVQWADVAGQGALKAALEEELLWPLLRPPACPGSARPPRTVLLFGPRGCGKALLGRCLATRLGATLLRLRGASLAASGAVEGARLLQAAFAAARCRPPAVLLISELDALLPARDDGASLRAPLLACLDGGCGARADGVLVVGTTSRPAALDEATRRRFALRFYVTLPDGAARGQILQRALAQQGCALSERELAALVQATQGFSGSELGQMCQQAAAEAGLSGLQRPLSYKDLEVALTKVGPRASPKELDSLVEWDKMYGSGH
- the Fignl2 gene encoding fidgetin-like protein 2 isoform X1, producing MALIFENPSVRALLKMHWTPEHAQPLNQWPEQHLDVSSTTPSPAHKLELPPGGRQRCHYAWAHDDISALTASNLLKRYAEKYSGVLDSPYERPGLGSYGDTSFLNGAKGDPEPWPGPEPPYPLASLHEGLPGAKPAGAGGSAGLGGSPVVTGNLTEPLYTGNACGAPAAATEYAAGYGGGYLAPGYCAQSSAALAPPTPAALLQPAPPPGYGPSAPLYNYPTAGYAAQPGYGALPPPAAPPAPYLPSGLAAPTPLPASAPPRPAPYGFPAAAEGVSLKRKAADEGAEARYRKYAYEPKAPAADGAAYPAADDECRGNGFRSKPPGATEDGTGKYGAGGPLKVLGSPAYAPQLEPFDKFPERVPAAHGGFAELSGEPAKGVDPGALELVSSKIVDCGPPVQWADVAGQGALKAALEEELLWPLLRPPACPGSARPPRTVLLFGPRGCGKALLGRCLATRLGATLLRLRGASLAASGAVEGARLLQAAFAAARCRPPAVLLISELDALLPARDDGASLRAPLLACLDGGCGARADGVLVVGTTSRPAALDEATRRRFALRFYVTLPDGAARGQILQRALAQQGCALSERELAALVQATQGFSGSELGQMCQQAAAEAGLSGLQRPLSYKDLEVALTKVGPRASPKELDSLVEWDKMYGSGH